Below is a window of Cheilinus undulatus linkage group 8, ASM1832078v1, whole genome shotgun sequence DNA.
GtctaaaaacacaataaacatcAAGTACATTTCTAAACATGGTATCTGTCCACTTAATAATTTGTTCTGAGAAGTTTACTTTTAATTAGTTATTTCATGcttaaaaagaggaaacagcACAATTTTAGCTCTGTTGATAAATGTGTCTCAGcagtaaatggcaaaaaagtctCAACAGTAACCTCAGCTTTCCCTCATGAGAAGTTGTGACTTCCTCAGAAAAGAGTGAAGTCAGACTTCCTTTGGGTTTGTTGttatcagctctgtgttcacaccgTCAGGGCGGCACTTCCTCCTCTTTTCCATAAATCACCTAGAAGATGACTGAAGGAGACCAGCATACCCTCCAAACCGAAGAGAAGATTTCCTTGGGTCATAAACAAACTGAAAGCCACAACTTGGGATGTCACTTGAGATTATTCATAGGTTCTCCAACATTGATCAGCGCTTGTTTGCCACTATCCGTGTCAAGAAAGTTGccttaaagacagaaaagaaggGGTGGGGCGAGTGTAGAGGCTGGGAGGAAGAGGGGACATGAGGGATAAAGGGAGTGCGTCCAAATAgagtatttgtttttctctgacaaTTGATCAGATTGagaacacaaaacacaacaaagttaaaaaatgcttttcatgcTAGATGTCTGAAGCAGCTGTTAAATTTTCCATTCAAGCTTTCATAGCCTGgtttcctgttttcctgttttaatgtatttcacATCTCCATGATCTTTTGTCCAACAGAGAGAATTTCAAATCCTTCTATCACACTAACAAACGTGGCGATTGAAGGGAACAATCTCAACTTAATCTGTGATGCTGCTGGCTCTTTGCTTACCAGGAAGTGGTTAAAGGATGGATCAGATCTGACTCTGTCTGACAATATTACACTTGATGATGACAACAGAGTGCTGTCCTTTCAGCCTCTGAATAGAGCAGACAGAGGCGTATATTCCTGTAACATCACCAACCCCATCAACACCATGGAGGCTGAACACACCTTGGTTGTGAACTGTAGGTAACTGTACAGTacacatttatgttaaaatattaagtgGCACAGCAAACACGTGCTACTGAAACTCAATATCTTGATTTTTGAGGGAATTATTTATTACTGTGTTTTAGATGGACCTGACAAAGCTCAAATCAAGggagaaagtaaaataaactcGAGTGACACCTTCACATTAACCTGCTCCGCTGAGTCTGAACCATCTGCTAGCTTCACCTGGATACTGAACGGGAAAGTGGTTCACAGTTCTGCTGAGTATAAGAAGAAAGCTGAACCCTCAGACAGTGGAAACTACACCTGCCAGGCAAAGAATAGTAAAACTGGGAGATCGTCCTCTGCGACGCATGGATTGACTGTAATAGGTAACTAGATGGTGTTTATTGTAACTTCAGTTGATATGGTTAGGTTTAAGACAGGGGCTTTCCAAAATACAGCCAACGCCATCTGTGATCCAGTTATacttggcctgcagcaaattcttgaaataaaatcaaatatggCACGCATTAGAAGCTTGACTTTACTGTACGAATAAGTTTTGACACTCTGTAGCACCACTGTGCAGGATCAATTGCGTTTACTagaattatgattaaaaatgacaacCTTTTCTTCCTTGAGGAAGACGAGACTAACagactaaaaatagatctttgatgatgaAAACAGACAAGGAAACTAAAGGAGGCTaaagtttttgtcaactaaaacgggatgaaaaataaaaagctcaaaaaaaaaaaaaagaaaaaatgtgacaaaaagtaaTAATTTAAATCAAAAGCCTAATacttaacaaacattttaaaaaggaggATTAGTTAAATTTTTCATGACTcacttgaaacaaaaatgtaaatgttgaacatatttacaaccaaaatattattttgattcATAATTCCCTGATGGGTAAAGACTAAAGGACTgtggcagcaaatagcagcataGATTTCCCTTATTTGCTCTGCTATCTAACTCTCTAAAGGCTGGATTTATGCATATCTGTCTAATCATGTTCAAGCCGCAACACTTACAGTCTGCCtttgttttatgtctgaatgTTTCCGTTTAGTTCtttcttttatatttatagtcccattacttcttttttttttaattagagtgacagtactgcagcacacatatctGCAAAGCCTGGGATGTCCtgaataaaaagatgtttagagcttgacttaGCACCACAGGATCAATGTTTTTCtgagctttttaagacaataaatcCAAGTCATACAAAATGGCTAGAAAACAGCTTAGGACTCAGAGGGTTAATTCGGCTTATAAGACaacatcagttttttttattttaagatccCCGACAGTCTTCTTACAGTTGTATCAGGCAAGACTCTCAAATTACCCAACATTGGGAACTTCTGACTTTGCAGGTATTGCCTTGTTGTGAAAGCAAGTTTTGAAATCTTATCGTTTTTACTAGTAtcatatcaaagtcagaaattcTGGTGTCAACAACCCTAATTCTTAGCATTTTTATCTCACTAAAACTGGCTTCTGTTAATTACTCACAGTAAAGGAATAATCTGTTAATAGAAATCAGGAGAATTTTTGTGTACTCTGTATGAGAATGGTGTAATTGTcatgtttcctattttttttatcttaggATCCAACGAACCCACAGGTGGCTGTGGTGGTGGTTGTATTGCTGGGATTGTAATTGCAGTATTGGTGGTCATTGGAGCAGCTGGTGGTGGAGGATACTATGTTTACAAAAAGAAGTAAGTTGAAAATATCTGTCAAATGTATCTGTGATTGTCCAGGTTATGCAGTTTATTCTCTAAGGGTGAATCCAATATGACCTTAGGGTACTGAATATCATCCAAACATCTCCTCTCAGGAATAAGTTAAAGTTTCTGCTGGAAGCTTTGATAACACCACACATGTCCCAGAGCCAGTCCTGAATGAGGGTCATGGTTGTAGAGGTGAAAAAACAGAGACCGTAGGAATGGAGTGTTGTGGAATAAAAGGACAGGAGTTTTGATGCAGGAATagaaaaaagaagataaaaaagtGAAGCTGAAGTAGAATTAGGCTGACGTAATGGGAGTTAATCCTTGTGTAGTGAGTCTGAAAGgttaatttttaacaaaaaaaaaaaatcacccatgTATATGCAACTTTTGTTAGTCTTAGGAATTCATGTTTTCCATGTTGTCTGAGTTAAGTTACAGTTTCACTCTGAATACATGgtgctgtgtctgtgtttgcagcTCTTTCATACCAATGTACAACCTCAAAGTTAAACTTTGTTACCAGGTGttaattttaaactgtgagagGTTGGATTATCACCATGAGAACATTTTCATCAATGCTATGGTGCCTGTAGAGCACCTTTTTTATCATATGGTTTCAAATACATAAAGGTAAAAACAATTGAATGGCTTTGATAAAATAAAGGTTACAGCACTCTGAGAGTGAGCAGTATtgtaatttagaaaaaaaaatcaaaatgttttctcaattttttcagttttactttCATCTTTGTGAAAAATCGTGTTTGTGACTATCAGTATGGATTTAGTAGAGGCTTTGGGAACAATATTTGAAGATGCAAAGAAGgatattactttttatttccattattaTGATGCAAAATATATGTGACATCTGCCTCTAACAGAATTTctattatttctttaaacagaaaaagtcGGAAACAGTCCCCCACTCCGAGAGGAGGAAGTAAGTGTAGAATAagtttctttgtctttgtttttttcacttatgCATACAGTTTTGTCTACATTTTGAATTCTGCTGATTTTTCaatctcttttttaaaggaGATGGAGGCCAGGACAACACAAACAACTCAGGGAATAAGGTAAACAATCACCAGTGGGTTTATTTTAAGTTAAGGAACACATGATATGAGTTAGGAAACCAGAGAGCTTAGTCTTAGTTCTCCCAAAGAAGAACAACAATATCATTCAGTTCTGAAGTACAGCTACACTTGCATGAATGATTATGTCTGCATTTAGTGGTGCAGTGGATCACAAACCTGGATCAGATCTGCAGAACAAAAGATATTTATTGTGGTGCAGATAGACTAGTGGTTAAGGTTAACCAAGTTCAGTTGACCCTCAGTCTGGTTAGAACTGTATAGAACTGCTTTTAGTCTGAGGGAACTTTGGGCAAATCGAAGATTACTATGACATGGACTTAAGCACTGAAAAGGGAGcttgctatggattgaaaaggaaattagTGACAAAGTAAATTTGTATCACACGGTGCAGATGTGTTTTGACTTGTCTGTTGAGCTAACTGTGAGTTTTATAAAGTAGAATAATCATTAACCTCTGATTTCCTCATACAATGGCTGCACCACAATCTGCCAGCGAAGCGCACTGTGGAGCAAAGTACTCCCTCTCTATTCATTTAGAGCTGTTCCCCAGCCTGATCACTGGCCCAACTCTGGTGCATTACAGAAGCGCCACTCTGCTCCACTTCCTTGTAGATAtgcagcagatttattttcattgctggccgctgccaaaccacaTTAATACATGTGgagcagattgatccaaacaACCGGAAAACCGTGCAAAGTATCAGGTCAACTTTAACATGAAAGATGAAACCACTCATCCTTTCTAACTTACTAGCATACTCAACCATGGTGgaatcaataaaatcatggaatcatgtcctAATGAATGGCAGATCAACCCTAGAAAGGCATAataatccactgttgacatactactTCCTGCTGAgcttattttatatcactgtggctgcagggagacactgcgGTGGCTTAACAAAAAATTTcctgaaaaggaaaataaagtatTCGGCTGAAGGGATTACAAAGAGTTAATCTATAAATTAACTTTAATCTTCCTAGATAGCAACAACAAGTAAACCCACTAATGCTAACAAGTCTAATTTCTTTATATCAGCCATGACTCAAACTGTGCATTTTATCAACctcacaaattaaaatgaatctaAATAATGTATGACATTCTTAAGTCTCTTTGTTATGTGTATTGTAACAACTCTACAATTCAAAAACAGTATGAAAAGCAGCTAGATAAACTTTATCTGCCTGTTTATTCCTTGTTTATAAATTACTTTTACATAGCCTGAAATGTATATAGCTGCATCACTATAACAATATCTTTTACTTCTGATTCACAATGAAAAACAAGTTCATTATTTATggaaatgtgttatttttctcttgtgagttttggaaatgtttaacacaaaacaaacatacacCATTCGTTTAGTTGATGTCAGGGAACATACGGTACATGACTCAGCATCCTCAAGGTCTGAACCAATCACAGCGGGCTTCATGtactttggctaaatgtccagCTGCAGACTACAGCAGGCTGTAACGATGTTAACATTACCAGCTGATAATTATGTGATAAATGCAGAAATGCTGAGATGAAGctgaaaaaattcaaagcagCTTTTGAAACAAACCCACCATATATGATGAAATATAAACGCTCAAGACCTGTTTATGGGTGACGATACACAATCACTCTGGGAaagaatttgtgttttaaaaatctgatttgcTTCCTATTTGTACAGCAATCAATGATCGATCAATCAAATAGATCATGGATTGCCTGTGATCTGTTTCATTGCTACTGCCTGCACATGGACATGAAGATGATGCATTAACCTAGTTATCTTTAGTTGTAATCATGagacttaaatttttaattttcaaagtaaaacacaaattacTCTTTACATTCCCCAAAGTTAATAATGAATTAATCAGGATATATACTGGATCCAGTACCCCCGTCTATGATCTGGCTCCTTTGTGTAGATTCAAAGAGGCTTCAGACTCATGTAGGATCTATAAATAGCACAGTGCTCACTGCTCAACATTAGACTTTGAACCAGGAAGGATTTCTTCAGGTGGCACAATAAAGTAGAGATATGTGCATAGAGTATGTGCGTGTGAGGCTCGGCAGCAGATAAAAACACGATAAAGCTTCATTGATTGATGTTATACATTTTCCTGCATCATTAATCAGATAAATGATTAGCTGCCAATATTTAAACTCAGGTGATAATGCTGTTAATAATCAAGGTTATAAGATATCAGACGGGTGATTAGACTGATTTGACAAACAAGCTTTGACATTCGCTGTCCCCTTCTTTTCAGGAGCTGAACTATGCAGATGTTAGAGTTTTCCACAAGAAAGATGGCGACGCTGTCCAACTGGGGACACAGAACGAGACGACAGAGTatgctcaggtcagagggagcaaCAACCCTCCCGCAGCGGCCTCCCTTCCTGACTATGACGCCCACATGCAGAGAAACAGGAGGCTGGCTCCTCAGCCTGATGCCAATGGAGCTCAGCTTTACTCTCAGATTCGCAAGAACTGATAACATCAGATATAATACTTAATCTCGTCGCATAAGCCTGTGGTCAGAGAAACCTGCTGTCTGCTCTCAGGTCTTTTATACATGACTTCTTTGGACTTGAGTTTACAGCAAAAGCACTTTAGTTAATAATCAACCAGCTGATGACGGGTATTGAGATCATAAGGCACGGTGTTGCCATATAAACTGGCACACACAGCATTGACTAACTTCCTTCTGCCTTTGTTTGGTTATAAATATCTGTAGATATTCTTTCTATTTGATTACAAGGTTTACTTAAGATTAATGTTTCACAAAGGTGAGGCGTCATATTTGATCCTACATGTGCGATATTTGATTGAATTTAACAGCTTATTCAATATAGATACAGTTTCAAtgatgtacattttaaaaaatatgaaataattattatttgacattaacaatgtcttttacagttttatttttcatttcttttcttgatGATAGTGTAGCTTTCAATCTGTCATgacaaatataaacataaatgaATATGCAGAATGTAATGTGGAAAGTCTAAAAGGCATTTTCAAAGTAGTTATATAAGATTTAAGTAAATGTTTACTTTTCCAcagaagagaggaggggagatcTGAAGGCCACACAATAatcaaaaacatgctaaaataagTCATATAAAGGGATTTCTTTGCAGTTTGACTTTAAGCATTAAAGAAGCAATAGTTGGTAAGATCTGAAggtttctctctccctgtctgctGGTTCTGCGATGAAAATCTAGGGGTGCAATAAATGGGTTTTAAAGTCCACCAAAAAGCCATGAGGAAATAGGCTTACAAGAAATATGatagtaataaaatatgattatagATGATAATCAGTGTAATTCAAAACATATTTATGGTAAAAGTCAGTTAGAGCCTATAGTGTAATGATAGGATAACATGCATCTGTCAGCATATTGTTTTGAAAGGCATTAGGCCAAAAGGGAAATTATTAGGGGATACAGAGAAAAGGGAAACAAAGTTGAACTACTATTAATGCATATTGTCTAACTCTGACAACTGCAAACAAGAcaacattttcagacatttgGCTTTGAACAATAATTTGTACTCTACTTTTATTCAAATGCAATCATGCAATGTTTGATGTTCAAGTCTTAATTTAACATAAACACTCCTGTACATCTCTTgtaaacaaattaataaaaagtagTACAGCAGTAAAGTCGTACCTATTAACATTAGACCTAATGGGCATTTATTAACTTCTGCAGCGAGGCTCAAGTGGCCACTCAAGGAACTGAGTTTCTGATAAATGCTcattagcttcatttttcagctttGAAAGACTTTCTCTTGATGCCACTTTCTCCACTGGTTTTTGATGCAAGTCTTGTCACACTGTACTGTGATTGGTTAACACTCCTTGGTGCCTATCAAGCACTTACCATGTCCCTGTCACACATCAGCTATGTATTCATCAGACTACCCCATATAAAACATTCTCTGTGAAATGTTATGAAAATATCCCCAAGAATATTCGAATCCCCTAACAAAACATTACTTACTATGATAGGCAAttatatacatttttctttttttactagGCAATTTTGTCTCAAACAATGCCCCCATAAATAAAAGATACCAGCTATGTCAGCTTAAAAAGAGATAATTATAAATGATAATATTTTGAATAGCAATTATGGCAGGTTGTGAGTGTTTTCCTGGTTCTATATATGTATTTAAAGTTCACCAGATAAAGTTGGAGACTCATTTGTCTTCCACCCAGTTCCATATTAACTCTCTCAGATCATTGGCGCTCTTCTTCTGTTCTTTTATAACTGTTTAAAAGCAATGCACTGATCTATGTACAGAACACTGTGAACATTTTAAGCATATGAATCATAAATTATACAGGACATTTTTTTGAGTCCAtttcttaaaacatttaaagaggaAATAATCATGAGTGTCACGATGAATCAGTGTTTGAGCAGGTTTTTCCCTCCCCCACTAGTAAATCATTGGTGAAGCTCAAACTCCTCATTAGCTTTTCACACAAGAGTTCACCTGCATTTGTGAAGGTCACAGAGTGTTTGTGCAAAAATGCAACTTACTTCAATGCCATTATGAAATAAAGACTAACTCTGAACTGATGATGTAACTGTTTACTCAGGTAGCCAGAGTTTATCATGATAAATAAGTGTACAGAATACTAAAGTGTTTTTATAGACTGTACATGGTTGATCAGAAAATCTTCACTATCACGTCTGAGTTAAGAACTAGGCCTACATGTGATGTTATACTTGAATCTATTTTATCCTAAAAACCTTAAACCATAATGTTTGACTGGTTTGATCATAAACATTTCTTGTTGTGGGAATGAATAAACTGGATGTACAAGCATGTACTGCATTAATTCTGTGATTTTGCAGATGTACCCCTGTGTCACACATCAGCATGACctacactcaccagccactttattaggtacacctgttcaattgcttggtAACACAAAAAGCTAATCTGCTAAtaacatggcagcaactcagtgcatttaggcatgtaggcgTGGTCAAGaggacttgctgaagttcaaaccgagcatcagaatgggggaagaaaggggattaaAGTGACTTAgaatgtggcatggttgttAGTGCCATActggctggtctgagtatttcagaaactgctgatctactgagattttcacacacaaccatctctagggtttacaagGAAGTGTCAGAAAAGGGCAAATATCCAGTGAGCTGAAGTTGTATGGATGAAAATgtcttgttgatgtcagaggagaatgggcagactggttggAGGTGACAGAAAGGCAACTCTAATAACCACTCtttacaaccaaggtatgcagaataccatttctgaatgcacaacatgttgaaccttgaagcagatgggctacagcagcagaagaccacacaaGGTGTCATTCCTGTGAGcaaagaacaggaaactgaggctacaattcacaaAGCCTCACCAAAACTGGACAGTAGAAGATTGGAGAAACATGGCTGGTCTGAGTCTCAATTTCAGGTGTTATTCAGATGATAGAGTCAGAATATGGCATAAAAAGCATGAatgcatggatccatcctgccttgtatcgaCAGTTCAGGCTGGtgctggtggtgtaatggtgcaGGATATTTTCCTGgcactttgggccccttagtaccaaccAAGCATTGtttacctgagtattgttgctgaccatgtcgaCCCCTTTACATCCACAGTGTTCCCATCTTCTAATGGCAGGAAACTACACCATAttacaaagctcaaatcatctcaaactggtttcttgaacatgacaatgaactcactgtactccagtggcctccacagtcaccagatctcaatcctgTGGAGCAGCTTTGGGATGTGGTGAGAGACGGGAGACTGCATCACGGATGTGCatctgacaaatctgcagcaactgtttGACACTATCATGTCAAAATGGACCAGAATCTCTGAACAATGTTGAAACTATGCTGTGAAGAATTAAGGCAGCTCTGAAGGCAAAGGGGGGTCCAACccagtactagcaaggtgtacctaataaagtggccagtgattGTATTTTCCTCTGGTGCATAAAGGCTAGGGTCTGATTCTGTTGTAGCCTGTAAATGTGCTTTTACATAGTGCTTTAGTAgatatttccatgaaaacaggaaacatgcaAAGATACAGCAGGCTAACAGCATTTTTATAGCAGAGCCATAAATGTAGAGGATGTTGAGAGCTCAGTAAGTAGAAGTAAATAAATGTGTCCTGTACAACAGAGATATTGGGTCTATCTTTGTTTCTGACAAATACATACCTGCTTGACATCGACAGCTAACTACACATTACTCAAATGATGTTTCTTAAAATAGTGACACCTAAAGCAAAGTGAGACTTCACAGATACAACGCACATTCAGTGAGAAAAACAGCACAACAGCACTGCCAAAAAATAATGCAAGCCtgtaaaattaagaaaaacaacattcagATCTCTTTAAAACAGACTTATTAGAACTCAGTGGTAATGTCTATGTGATCCATTTAAGAGGCAGGAgtatctcaaaaaaaaaaaaagaaaaaaaaaaaaagaagaaaaatccaCCTTTTGGattggcccagtcagagtctaaccttgcaaagcagatggatgcgccCAAATCCATCTGTTGTGTCAGGTTAGTCAGagcccagacctgaatccaatgGAGAACACCAGACAGCCTAAGAATATGGGTGAGCTGAAGCAGTAATGAAGAATGGCCCAAAATTCCTACTGATTGTTGAGCAGGTCTGCTTGgctgaggttattgctgccaaaggaggttAAATCCAAggttcacttacttttccagcagcactgtgAATATTTAATGGCTGTGTTCAATACAGACTAGAAATATTATCATTGTTTGTGTGGTATTAGGTTAAGCacattgtgtttgtgtctttacTTGTGACTTAGATCACATTTGAAGACCAATTAATGCAGCAACTGGATTAtgtcaaagggttcacatactttttcttacCACTGTACTCTATATGTTTAAACTCAAACTTGGCTATCAACAAACAAATACGTTTAAGTGTCTCTCAGGTCCTCAGTCAggatgtttcataaactttggCATAAAAACTGAAACCAGCTCTTTAGCTTGTAATGATGGTCAAAGGTCCACCGACTTGACAGGTGTGTAACTCATAAGCATGTCTTCATGGGCTTTGTCAACAAGTAAGAAATGCTGAAATCAATTCCGGTGTTTAGAAAGAGGAAATAAAGCCGACTTCCTTTTAAACTGGAAAGATGTGGTTTAGATAGCGCTCTTGCTTCATGAAGTCAgaatcaaacataaaacacataaGAGAGGAAAATATATGGTTGCTGTACACAAATAATATGCAAATCTGACTACATTTTATTCTCTGTGATGAGGTCAGTGTGAATTTAACACCAGCCTACAACAGTACAGTTCACCAGAATAACAATAAAAGACCACTAAGGTGTGAATAACTTAAGTCAGAAATGTTAGTCTTTTCCTTTTCACTCTTCAGAGAGTCAAATCTTTTACCAGAGCAGCCACACCTCTTTGACCTGGACTTTATCACAGCTGGGAAGAGGAGGAGTTGTTTACTTAAAAGGTAATGAGTTTTGACCAG
It encodes the following:
- the LOC121513732 gene encoding carcinoembryonic antigen-related cell adhesion molecule 16-like isoform X2, with the translated sequence MVHFLLLPKTQEDRPMEKFILLFVGFVAFTGLTNGAGLLPDNMMAEKGGTVNFTTVSPPDGPFLGINWLFGNKPIIVATPGSGTPAPDYEGRITFFPDTGSLELRNLSPSDSGEYTVRIITAAAEHTGTTTLEVVERISNPSITLTNVAIEGNNLNLICDAAGSLLTRKWLKDGSDLTLSDNITLDDDNRVLSFQPLNRADRGVYSCNITNPINTMEAEHTLVVNYGPDKAQIKGESKINSSDTFTLTCSAESEPSASFTWILNGKVVHSSAEYKKKAEPSDSGNYTCQAKNSKTGRSSSATHGLTVIGSNEPTGGCGGGCIAGIVIAVLVVIGAAGGGGYYVYKKKKSRKQSPTPRGGRDGGQDNTNNSGNKELNYADVRVFHKKDGDAVQLGTQNETTEYAQVRGSNNPPAAASLPDYDAHMQRNRRLAPQPDANGAQLYSQIRKN
- the LOC121513732 gene encoding carcinoembryonic antigen-related cell adhesion molecule 5-like isoform X1, encoding MVHFLLLPKTQEDRPMEKFILLFVGFVAFTGLTNGAGLLPDNMMAEKGGTVNFTTVSPPDGPFLGINWLFGNKPIIVATPGSGTPAPDYEGRITFFPDTGSLELRNLSPSDSGEYTVRIITAAAEHTGTTTLEVVERISNPSITLTNVAIEGNNLNLTCETAGSMLTRKWLKDGSDLTLSDNITLDDDNRVLSFQPLNRADRGVYSCNITNPINTMEAKYNLVVNYGPDKAQIKGENKINSGETFTLTCSAESEPSASFTWILNGKVVHSSAEYKKKAEPSDGGNYTCQAKNSKTGRSSSAMHGLTVIERISNPSITLTNVAIEGNNLNLICDAAGSLLTRKWLKDGSDLTLSDNITLDDDNRVLSFQPLNRADRGVYSCNITNPINTMEAEHTLVVNYGPDKAQIKGESKINSSDTFTLTCSAESEPSASFTWILNGKVVHSSAEYKKKAEPSDSGNYTCQAKNSKTGRSSSATHGLTVIGSNEPTGGCGGGCIAGIVIAVLVVIGAAGGGGYYVYKKKKSRKQSPTPRGGRDGGQDNTNNSGNKELNYADVRVFHKKDGDAVQLGTQNETTEYAQVRGSNNPPAAASLPDYDAHMQRNRRLAPQPDANGAQLYSQIRKN